A genomic segment from Mus musculus strain C57BL/6J chromosome 13, GRCm38.p6 C57BL/6J encodes:
- the Zcchc9 gene encoding zinc finger CCHC domain-containing protein 9, with translation MTRWARVTTSNSKRPLSATSWEDMKKGSVERADQSLPNRKQCQSSRLPLRNDSPQAKRKKNKKKKEYLNEDVNGFMEYLKQNSQVLHNGQLIAADSQEVREEIAVALKKDSRREGRRLKRQAAKKNAMVCFHCRQPGHGIADCPAVLESQDMGTGICYRCGSTEHEMSKCRANVDPALGEFPFAKCFVCGEMGHLSRSCPDNTKGVYADGGSCKLCGSVEHFKKDCRENQNSDRIITVGRWAKGMSADYEDVLDVPKLQKPKTKVPKVVNF, from the exons ATGACCAGGTGGGCTAGAGTTACTACTTCAAATAGTAAGCGACCCCTGTCAGCAACATCATGGGAGGACATGAAGAAGGGGTCTGTGGAGAGAGCAGACCAAAGCCTTCCAAATCGTAAGCAGTGTCAAAGCAGTAGGCTGCCCCTTAGAAATGACTCACCTCAAGCAAAAcgcaaaaagaacaaaaagaaaaaagagtactTGAATGAAGACGTGAACGGCTTCATGGAGTACCTGAAGCAGAACTCACAGGTACTTCACAATGGACAGCTGATAGCAGCTGACAGCCAGGAAGTGAGGGAAGAAATTGCCGTGGCCTTAAAGAAGGACAGTCGACGGGAAGGAAGGCGGCTAAAGAGACAGGCGGCAAAGAAGAATGCAATG GTGTGTTTCCATTGTCGACAACCTGGCCACGGAATTGCTGACTGTCCAGCTGTACTAGAGAGTCAGGACATGGGCACCGGCATTTGTTACCGCTGTGGGTCCACGGAGCACGAGATGTCCAAGTGCAGAGCTAACGTAGACCCCGCGCTTG GTGAATTTCCTTTTGCAAAATGTTTTGTCTGCGGAGAAATGGGACACCTGTCCAGATCCTGCCCTGATAATACCAAAGGAGTCTATGCTGATG GTGGCAGCTGTAAACTCTGTGGCTCCGTggaacattttaagaaagattgccgAGAAAATCAGAACTCAG ATCGGATCATCACGGTTGGTCGCTGGGCAAAGGGTATGAGTGCAGACTATGAAGACGTGCTGGATGTGCCCAAACTGCAGAAACCTAAAACCAAAGTACCCAAAGTTGTTAATTTTTGA
- the Zcchc9 gene encoding zinc finger CCHC domain-containing protein 9 isoform X1, whose protein sequence is MTRWARVTTSNSKRPLSATSWEDMKKGSVERADQSLPNRKQCQSSRLPLRNDSPQAKRKKNKKKKEYLNEDVNGFMEYLKQNSQVLHNGQLIAADSQEVREEIAVALKKDSRREGRRLKRQAAKKNAMVCFHCRQPGHGIADCPAVLESQDMGTGICYRCGSTEHEMSKCRANVDPALGEFPFAKCFVCGEMGHLSRSCPDNTKGVYADDRIITVGRWAKGMSADYEDVLDVPKLQKPKTKVPKVVNF, encoded by the exons ATGACCAGGTGGGCTAGAGTTACTACTTCAAATAGTAAGCGACCCCTGTCAGCAACATCATGGGAGGACATGAAGAAGGGGTCTGTGGAGAGAGCAGACCAAAGCCTTCCAAATCGTAAGCAGTGTCAAAGCAGTAGGCTGCCCCTTAGAAATGACTCACCTCAAGCAAAAcgcaaaaagaacaaaaagaaaaaagagtactTGAATGAAGACGTGAACGGCTTCATGGAGTACCTGAAGCAGAACTCACAGGTACTTCACAATGGACAGCTGATAGCAGCTGACAGCCAGGAAGTGAGGGAAGAAATTGCCGTGGCCTTAAAGAAGGACAGTCGACGGGAAGGAAGGCGGCTAAAGAGACAGGCGGCAAAGAAGAATGCAATG GTGTGTTTCCATTGTCGACAACCTGGCCACGGAATTGCTGACTGTCCAGCTGTACTAGAGAGTCAGGACATGGGCACCGGCATTTGTTACCGCTGTGGGTCCACGGAGCACGAGATGTCCAAGTGCAGAGCTAACGTAGACCCCGCGCTTG GTGAATTTCCTTTTGCAAAATGTTTTGTCTGCGGAGAAATGGGACACCTGTCCAGATCCTGCCCTGATAATACCAAAGGAGTCTATGCTGATG ATCGGATCATCACGGTTGGTCGCTGGGCAAAGGGTATGAGTGCAGACTATGAAGACGTGCTGGATGTGCCCAAACTGCAGAAACCTAAAACCAAAGTACCCAAAGTTGTTAATTTTTGA
- the Zcchc9 gene encoding zinc finger CCHC domain-containing protein 9 isoform X2 — MTVCFHCRQPGHGIADCPAVLESQDMGTGICYRCGSTEHEMSKCRANVDPALGEFPFAKCFVCGEMGHLSRSCPDNTKGVYADGGSCKLCGSVEHFKKDCRENQNSDRIITVGRWAKGMSADYEDVLDVPKLQKPKTKVPKVVNF, encoded by the exons ATGACT GTGTGTTTCCATTGTCGACAACCTGGCCACGGAATTGCTGACTGTCCAGCTGTACTAGAGAGTCAGGACATGGGCACCGGCATTTGTTACCGCTGTGGGTCCACGGAGCACGAGATGTCCAAGTGCAGAGCTAACGTAGACCCCGCGCTTG GTGAATTTCCTTTTGCAAAATGTTTTGTCTGCGGAGAAATGGGACACCTGTCCAGATCCTGCCCTGATAATACCAAAGGAGTCTATGCTGATG GTGGCAGCTGTAAACTCTGTGGCTCCGTggaacattttaagaaagattgccgAGAAAATCAGAACTCAG ATCGGATCATCACGGTTGGTCGCTGGGCAAAGGGTATGAGTGCAGACTATGAAGACGTGCTGGATGTGCCCAAACTGCAGAAACCTAAAACCAAAGTACCCAAAGTTGTTAATTTTTGA